The Chitinophagales bacterium genomic sequence ATAAGAACAAACTGTTTGAAAAAGCCAAGGTAGAGATAACAGGTGATGATTTCCGCGAAGGCCTGAGTGCTATTATTTCTGTAAAGGTTCCTGAGCCACAGTTTGAAGGCCAGACCAAAACCAAGCTGGGTAACAACGAGGTGATGGGTGTGGTTGATGTTTCAGTAAGCCGTGTATTAGAGGCTTACCTGGAAGAGAATCCAAAAGCTGCCAAGATGATCATTGACAAGGTGATCATTGCTGCGCAGGCACGTGCAGCTGCACGTAAAGCCCGCGAATTGGTGCAACGTAAGAGCGTATTGTCAGGTGGTGGTATGCCCGGAAAACTGGCCGACTGTTCTGATAAAGATCCTGAACGTTGCGAACTGTACCTGGTGGAGGGTGACTCGGCAGGTGGTACAGCCAAGCAGGGCCGCGACCGTAGCTACCAGGCTATATTGCCACTACGTGGTAAGATACTGAATGTAGAAAAAGCACAGGAGCATAAGATATACGAGAACGAAGAGATAAAGAATATGTTCACTGCATTGGGTGTATCGGTAGGTACCGAAGATGACCCTAAGGCGCTGAACTTATCCAAGCTTCGTTATCACAAGATCATTATCATGACCGATGCCGACGTGGATGGTTCTCACATTGCTACGTTGATACTTACGTTCTTCTTCCGTTATATGACCACACTGGTAGAACAAGGCCACGTGTACCTGGCACAGCCGCCATTGTACTTAGTGAAGAAAGGTAAAGAGCAGGAATACGCATGGACAGAAGAACAGCGTAAAGCATTGATAGAGCGACTGGGACATGGTAAAGAAGACAGCGTGAACATACAGCGCTATAAAGGTCTGGGTGAGATGAACGCTGACCAACTTTGGGAAACAACCATGAACCCTGACACACGATTGATGAAGCAAGTGACCATTGAAAGTGCTGCTGAGGCTGATCGTGTTTTCTCTATGCTGATGGGTGATGAAGTAGCACCACGCAGGGAGTTCATCGAGAGCCATGCCAAGTACGCCAAGATTGACGTATAACAGATACCAACTAACATTCTTTAGATAAACAAAGTCCTGCTGGAAAGCAGGACTTTTTACTTATGCCTTTCTGCTGATGCAAAAAGGACATTACCCCTATTGAAACGAAAGCGTCTTTATTCCGAATACACGGGTTAATATGTTGAACACGAAACAAATCGTAAGAAAAAATCCTCTTCTTTAGGGCCGGACGGTCTGCTACAACGGTTTAAGGTATAAATTGTTGCTCTAAGCTACTTACATAATCGGGAAAAAACAAAAATCCCCGCAGGTATACCTGCGGGGATTTTTGATATACAAAAGTATGTACCTATTTCTTTTTGCGCACAGGCTGTTGTTTAGCCCTTTCTGCTTGTTGCTTTTGCATTTCTTCCAGCTTGGCCTGCCATTTAGATTGTGCAGGCGGCTTGTTTTTGTTCTCCTGCATTTTAGCATGTATAGCTTTTTCGTCTATCACATATTTCTGAATGATGAATTGTTGCGCAATGCTGATCATGTTGGAGAAGAAGTAGTAGAAAGTAAGTGCCGCGGCCATTTTATTGAACACGCCTAACAGCATGAACGGGAATATGAACGGCAGGTATTTCATAATCGGGTTGTTGGGATCTTGCGGTGTCATGTTACGGTTGTACAGTGCCAGGAACAGGCTAGATACAGTCATAAGTATCGTAAACAAGCTGACATGGTTACCGTAAACTGAACTCAGTACCGGGATATTGGCACTCCAACTGACAATACTATCGTAGGTAGACAGGTCTTTTGCCCACAGGAAACTTGCCTGCCTTAACTCAATTGACGACGGGAAGAAGTAGAACATGGCAAATAGTATGGGCAATTGCAGTAATGTTGGTAAACATCCACCCAATGGGTTAACACCGGCTGAGCGATATAGTTTCATCTGCTCCATACCGAATTTCTGCTGGTCGTCGCCACATTGTGCGCGTAGTTCGTCCAGCTCAGGTTTCAGTACACGCATTTTTGCGCTGGACAGGTAGCTTTTATAAGTAAAGAATGACAACAGCAGGCGTATGATAATGGTCATCAGCATGATGATAACACCAAAGTTGCTGATGAAACTGCTGAGCATATTGAATATTGGAATGATGAGTAGCTTGTTGATGTACTTTACAAAGAACATCGGGCCATAACCCAGCGGTACCATTTCTTCCAGCCCTATTTTGTAGGAGTTAAGTGTTTTGTACCTGTTGGGTCCTATATACATTTTCAGGTCAACAGATGGGTTTCCGTTGCCTTTTACAGGTATATCAAATGTATTGCTGTTTTGCGCAACAATGTTCTCATTATCCAGTTTAGTATCACCTTCAATATTCACGCGGTTAAGACCGTCTTCTGATATCAATGCAGTAGCAAAGAAGTGCACCCTGAAACCTAACCAGTTAGCAGGTTTTTCAAGGCTCTCTTTTTGTGTATTGATAAAGGTGAAATAATCATGGTCACCATCAGAGAGATTGTAATAGAACTGGCTGTTCTTACGCTCGTTGTTGATGTCCTTTTCAGTATGCAGAGCCTGAGTCTGCCATGTTACCGGCAGGTTGTTGGTATGCATACCTTCCAACGTGATGTTGGTGCGCAGCATATATCCTTCTTTAGGCAAGGTATAAGTAATGAAGGTCTTTTTACCCTCGCCCATATCTGCTGTAAATATTATTGATTTGTTGCCTTCGGCATCCGTTTTTTCTTCGGTAGTATAATACAGATCGCCGGTGGCAACAGCGCCATTATCTATAGGCAGTACTGCGCTTAGTTTATTATAATCACCGTCGAACAGGATGAGTGGTCCCTGGTCGTAGGTTTTATACTTTTTAAGATTGGCCTTAACCGGGTGTGCACCTTTGGTAGTGAAGGTCAGTGCTATGTCGGCATTTTCAAGAACTATGTTGTTTGCCTCCCCTTTGAATGCCGGAGCTTTCGCCTCTATAATAGAGTCGTTGATTTCTGCTGCAGCGTCGGTCATTGTAACCTCCGCAGGTTTAGCTTCGTCGGCTGTTGGTTTGGGGTGCACCTTGGCGGCGGCTATAGAGTCTGCTATCTTCTGCTCTTCGAATTTTGACTGGGAATAATTGTTGTAGGCAAAGTAGCCTATCACCAATACTGCCAACAAAGAAAAGCCAATGACTGAATTACGATCCATGAAACTTTTAAATGAGGTGCAAAGGTAACTAAAATGCAATTGAACCCATATATAAAGAGAATCGTATTATTTTAATTTATTGTAATATTTATGATTATGTAGTTAAAAATATTATTTTCGGTCTCCCTACCCCGCCATATTGTGTAACCATTACAAATGAACAGTATATGTTTGTTAAGAAACGCGAAGAAAAGACAAATACTCCCAAACAGGTACGCCAGGCCGGTGCGGTAAGCACAATTGCTTCAGGTACAACGGTTAATGGCGATATGGAGTCTGATTCCGACATGAGAATTGATGGTAATATTATTGGCAATGTATACTGTAAAGCCAAGATCGTACTTGGAGAATCCGGTATTATACAAGGCGACCTGCATGCTACAAATGCCGACGTTTTCGGTACCGTAAATGGTAACGTAATAGCCAAAGACCTGCTGTGTCTCAAGGCAAAATCTACTGTAAATGGTAATGTAAATACCAAGCGCCTGCAGATAGAACCCAACGCTACCTTTAACGGACAGTGCAAAATGACCTCAGACCAGGTGTCAGGTGGTAAGTCAATGTCAGACAAAAAAGTAGAACTGGAAGTTCACAACAGCTAATTATTCACTGAAATATGCCAACTCTTCATTGAGTTGTAGGTAAGGGTATTGAGCCATCAATGCCCTTATTTTTTGTACATAACTTTCCCTGAATTTTTTGTGTGCTTCTGTTTGCGGGAAACGTGTCCTGTGTTTGCGGGCCAAGGCTACTTCGTGTACCTGTTTCATCAGGTCGAGCGTAAATGTATCCATACAAGCCTCAGTCAGTCTGCCCCATACATAATCGGTTGCCAGATAGTTGGGGTGTACAAAATCAATATCATAGTATCTATGGTCGCGCAGCACATCCATAACCAGCTCGTAGGCAGGGAAGTAATATGCCTGTTCAAACTTATCGCAAAGCAGGTGCACACTCTCTATGATGCGTGCTTTACTGCGGTTATTTTCCACCAGCCCGTCGCGGTAGTGCCTTACAGGGCTCACGGTAAATATCAGCTGGACATCAGGGTTGACTTTCAACAGGCTTTCAATAGTATTGGTGAATTTTGACGTTATTTCTTCGATAGTAAGCAAACGTTTTTCAAACCATTGCGATGGTGCCCGATGGTTATTACTTACTGCTTGTCCTGTTTCTTTCAACACATAATAATAGGCACTGCCGAGTGTTATGAGTACATGGGTAGCCGTACGAATAAATTCAGTTGCTGCCTTTTGCGATGTATTAATGCTGCACAATGCTTCTTCTTTATTGATGTGTGAGAAGCTGGTATGGTGATCCCAACTGTTCCAGAGCTCGTTCAGGTAAAAAAGTGCATCTTCACTATATAACTTGCCTTGTATATAGCCATCTATGCTATTAGCTACGCTCAGGGGATTGAATATGATGCCATGCGGATTGTCCAGCACGTTGAGCCGATGCTGTTTCAGCCGGATAGCCATATTCTCAGCAAAGCAAGAGCCTGAGAGGAATAGTTTACTCTCGTAGCTGATGGGCCGTGGCAGTGGTTGAATATTGAGTTGTAACGTGTGCATCGGCGTAAAAATACGCAAATGGCAGACAGGTTGTGATAATATTGAAATCACAGGCAAGCATTATGGCCTGCCTGTGAGTAAAGTGATCTTATGCTGGATGGTTTTGTAGGAAGGTGATGTTGTCCCTTTCCTGTGCTGTAAGCATAGAGGTTACATCGTCGTGGGTTGGTTTGTACCACTCTTGTCTTCCGAAATGATCTTTCAGGTCCTCATCGGTAAAACGCATACCATGACGGGCATATATTTCATTCAGCATTACTGTATGTCCCCATTCAGTCAGGAATTTGGTGTCGTTCGTGGTCAACTGCCTGGTAGAAGCTTCAGGATAAAAGCCCGGAACATTACCCCAGTCCATTTCATCGTGCATTTTACGATAGTCTTCTATTTGTTGACGGGTGTAGTTATTCTCGTCAAACATATTACGTATCTTTTGCCATTCTGCATCATTAGTTTCAGCAGAGGTAGTAGCATTATTAATAGTACCGTTCATACCTTCGGTGTTCATCATTGTGTCCTCGTTGGTCACCACCGGCTCATTTTCATTATTGCAGGTACAAGATGAAATAAGCAGTAAGCCAAAGAAGGCCGTTAATATCATCTGTTTCATAATTAATGTTTTTGGTTAATACTTATGAAACAGGATATATGTCTGAGAGTTCATATTACTCCCGTTTTTTATAAATGTTTTAACGTAGTAATAGCTCAGTCAAGCTTATTCTCCGGTTAGCCTGCCTGTGAATTTGATAAGCAGATGGGCCAGGTCGTCCACCCTTTCCAGGCTGATGTCTTTGGCTACATCAAACACATCATGGTAATGGCCATTGGTACCCATGCTGTATATAAATACTGCGGGTACGCCATTTTTGCTGAAATGATAATGGTCGCTGTTGGAGGTGCGTTCTCTTTTGTTGATCTTAGTAGCATACAAACTATCCACATTCAGCTCTTGCAGCAGGGCAAATTCGGGCTCGTGGGCTACGCCATTGACAACTGTAATGCCATTGGTAGCATCGCCGGTCATGTCCAGGTTCACCAGGAATCGAATTTGTTCTAAAGGGAAAGCCGGATCAGACACATAGTATTCAGACCCAAGTAGTCCTGCTTCCT encodes the following:
- a CDS encoding GSCFA domain-containing protein, encoding MHTLQLNIQPLPRPISYESKLFLSGSCFAENMAIRLKQHRLNVLDNPHGIIFNPLSVANSIDGYIQGKLYSEDALFYLNELWNSWDHHTSFSHINKEEALCSINTSQKAATEFIRTATHVLITLGSAYYYVLKETGQAVSNNHRAPSQWFEKRLLTIEEITSKFTNTIESLLKVNPDVQLIFTVSPVRHYRDGLVENNRSKARIIESVHLLCDKFEQAYYFPAYELVMDVLRDHRYYDIDFVHPNYLATDYVWGRLTEACMDTFTLDLMKQVHEVALARKHRTRFPQTEAHKKFRESYVQKIRALMAQYPYLQLNEELAYFSE
- the yidC gene encoding membrane protein insertase YidC, with the protein product MDRNSVIGFSLLAVLVIGYFAYNNYSQSKFEEQKIADSIAAAKVHPKPTADEAKPAEVTMTDAAAEINDSIIEAKAPAFKGEANNIVLENADIALTFTTKGAHPVKANLKKYKTYDQGPLILFDGDYNKLSAVLPIDNGAVATGDLYYTTEEKTDAEGNKSIIFTADMGEGKKTFITYTLPKEGYMLRTNITLEGMHTNNLPVTWQTQALHTEKDINNERKNSQFYYNLSDGDHDYFTFINTQKESLEKPANWLGFRVHFFATALISEDGLNRVNIEGDTKLDNENIVAQNSNTFDIPVKGNGNPSVDLKMYIGPNRYKTLNSYKIGLEEMVPLGYGPMFFVKYINKLLIIPIFNMLSSFISNFGVIIMLMTIIIRLLLSFFTYKSYLSSAKMRVLKPELDELRAQCGDDQQKFGMEQMKLYRSAGVNPLGGCLPTLLQLPILFAMFYFFPSSIELRQASFLWAKDLSTYDSIVSWSANIPVLSSVYGNHVSLFTILMTVSSLFLALYNRNMTPQDPNNPIMKYLPFIFPFMLLGVFNKMAAALTFYYFFSNMISIAQQFIIQKYVIDEKAIHAKMQENKNKPPAQSKWQAKLEEMQKQQAERAKQQPVRKKK
- the gyrB gene encoding DNA topoisomerase (ATP-hydrolyzing) subunit B; this translates as MSTENSAVNTPGNTGYDAASIQVLEGLEAVRKRPAMYIGDIGVKGLHHLVYEVVDNSIDEALAGHCKYITVTIHEDNSISVQDDGRGIPTGMHPKEGRSALEVVMTVLHAGGKFDKDSYKVSGGLHGVGVSCVNALSMHMHTTVYREGKIFEQEYEKGIPMYSVREKGTTDKRGTHQHFWPDNSIFKETTYNREILAGRLRELSYLNRGIHITLVDEREQDEDGKHVSQVFFSEGGIVEFVQMLDESAKRTPLLANPIYVEAHDDDTNVAVDVALNYNTSYNEHIFSYVNNINTIEGGTHVSGFRRAITRVFKSYGDKNKLFEKAKVEITGDDFREGLSAIISVKVPEPQFEGQTKTKLGNNEVMGVVDVSVSRVLEAYLEENPKAAKMIIDKVIIAAQARAAARKARELVQRKSVLSGGGMPGKLADCSDKDPERCELYLVEGDSAGGTAKQGRDRSYQAILPLRGKILNVEKAQEHKIYENEEIKNMFTALGVSVGTEDDPKALNLSKLRYHKIIIMTDADVDGSHIATLILTFFFRYMTTLVEQGHVYLAQPPLYLVKKGKEQEYAWTEEQRKALIERLGHGKEDSVNIQRYKGLGEMNADQLWETTMNPDTRLMKQVTIESAAEADRVFSMLMGDEVAPRREFIESHAKYAKIDV
- a CDS encoding YARHG domain-containing protein — its product is MKQMILTAFFGLLLISSCTCNNENEPVVTNEDTMMNTEGMNGTINNATTSAETNDAEWQKIRNMFDENNYTRQQIEDYRKMHDEMDWGNVPGFYPEASTRQLTTNDTKFLTEWGHTVMLNEIYARHGMRFTDEDLKDHFGRQEWYKPTHDDVTSMLTAQERDNITFLQNHPA
- a CDS encoding polymer-forming cytoskeletal protein, coding for MFVKKREEKTNTPKQVRQAGAVSTIASGTTVNGDMESDSDMRIDGNIIGNVYCKAKIVLGESGIIQGDLHATNADVFGTVNGNVIAKDLLCLKAKSTVNGNVNTKRLQIEPNATFNGQCKMTSDQVSGGKSMSDKKVELEVHNS